AATCAGTGGCTGTGCAAAGATTTTTGAGGTGTCTACATTTCTTTGGCAGACGCCCCACTATCACCCAGTTAAAAGGATATCTCATTTATGTACAGTCAACTGCCTGGTCTCTACTGAATTTTAAGGGTCatctaaaactatttttaaatttcataagtAAAATGTTTACTTTTTACAACTCGAGAATCAGTTGATTCCTAACACAAAGTTCAATACAGGTAAGTATAGTTTTTTCTAGTGCTTAATAAGTCCAAAGGGCTACATAATTTCCCAATTAAATAATAACTGGTAACTCCAATTTTGCTAGGTGAAGAAACAATCTTACCTCAGCTGTATGAATGTGCAACTCCTTGACATCTACAATAATAGGACTTCCTTTGAGGGATACAAAAGGAGCAACTCCAAGTGAAGCAGCTTCCTATATTTTGTTGGGGTACATGTAAAAGGAAAATCAGATCTTTCCAACGAtttaagaatttgaaaattttcagcAAGATTATGGAACCAGCTTCATATTTGGACAGACCTCCAACAGTGAAAATGCGCGAGGGTCATATTCACCAAAGCCATCTATCAAGGAGCAGAGATTTGAAGATCTTGATGAGTCAGCACATACTCCTATGTTTTCTATGAGTCTGCTTTTTAAGGCGGGATCATGAGGAATCTGCAAGCACCCCAAAACTTGAGATAAAACTTCAATGCTAGGAACAATTCCGGCTTCAATTATTTCCCGATACACCATTAAGGCCTGTGCTGTCCTgaggaaaaatattttgaatggtGAATAATCTCACAAGTAGTGGTTTATGATTGTTAATATTAAAGTACCATAAGATGATTAGATAAGAAGCCCACATAATATTTCAGTTGACTACAAAACAACCGTAGTAAATGGATTACAAAAGTCGAAGAGTCATACCACTTACTATTGACTTGAGGCAGTTTAGAGTCATGTGACAAAAGTGATCTATCAAGGGCAGAGGGCTCTGCAGTTCTTCGTAAACACATGCCTTTGAAAATATCAGATTAAGGATtggttaaatataaaaaactaaCTAATTAACTAGAGCGATAAGAGTAGTCTATCAAGGGCAGAAGTAGCATTTCTTCTTTAGCACATGCATGCCATTGAAAAAATCCAAATGAAGATTAGCTGAAGATGCAAAAAAGTTAACCAATTAAAAGTAGCTTGTCAGAAGATATAAGGCAGAGAATATTCTTGAAACTCGGAAATGTAGGGCATCAGAATCAGAGACAGAAAAGGTAGTTAAAATTCATGATAAGTTGAAAAACGTGCattcttttattcttctttacAAATAGGAAAATCCATCTAAAAGAAAAACGCATATTGTTGTTCATGAACAGTTGGTCAGCAGACAATATAACAGTTaggaaattataaaatagaaaagacaGTGGATTTTTTcgtgataaaaaaaacagGTGTAGACAATTGATTTCTATCGACTTACCAATTATGCACTTATACATAGTTAAGGTTGGCACAATCCCATCCTCTTTGGCTTGAGAGAGGAGCATGATGGCAATTTCTAAATCGTCATTCCTACAGATAATTGAGAACAAGATGCTAGTGAGAAAAAGGATTAAATTAAGGTCGTTGAAACAAAAGTAAGCCAGCTGTACTCACCTTTCACTTGCTGCCGTAAGTATGGAGTATGTAATGTTGTTTGGGTAGAGTCCTAATCCCTTCATTTCAGTTAGAATATCCATAGCCATTTGTAGTTGTTTCCCATCACCTGTAAGTGAAATTCTAATGCTATCTTATAGAAGCAATGCACATTATTTTAACGGTAGATAATTGTTAGTTGTAATTAGTTGAAATTGAAGTCTATATGACTGAATGTTTCACATCTCATTAATTGACAATTGAATTTGTTGCTTCGACCTGGCTCATCATTGTTAAATGCATTCTTTCGATAACTTGGGAGCTGATTGAATTCTGAGCTTTTATTCTAAAATGATAATCAATTTCTGAAGTCCAAAACACTTTTAGATTCAAACTGGGCTGGGAATCACAAAGATTCACGTTTTATCACTGAATTTGTAGTTTCTTAGGCTCTAATCCAGTTCCCTGGTCTACTTAGAGCCCATATCATTCCTAGAAACTCAAGGGAAGCTGAATTCAGGATGTGACTGCCACTAGTCCTAAATTTGATAATGACTTTAGCAGACTCTACAGATGTTTACAGCTCCGAATCACCTAAAAACTCACCATCCAACTAGCATAATATTTCCTTCCCCCTTGAGAAATTTTGGTTCGTGCATAAACTGTGTAAAATAATGgttattatacatttttaatcCCTCATGTGTCTCGTAATATTTTGTTCTACTATAACTTTTTCATTAcaatttagtttctatatttttcataGATATAATAACCAAATCCTTAGACATCACAAGATGGGGAGAAATCTAAGGATGTGTTTTTAAGATCGATTATTCCAATGAGCCAAGAAACAAAAGATGTGCACATGCAATAACAAAATTCACAACCAAGATAAGGgtaaattgttaaaaaaattcacaacAAAAGATGTGCACATACAAACAAGTTAATTAagggtattattaaaaaaattcacaacCAAGATAAGGGTAAATTGTTAGTTCAAGAATAGTCTTTAATGTTGGGAGCTTAATCattgaacttttaaaactaCCGAGTACTAAAtcattacaaaaaagaaaaaaggataaGGACCGAAAGTCAATACAAAGATTAGAAATGTATtttgacaaaaaagaaaattttagagaaatttAGAATACCAGAGCTGAAAAAGTGATGACATGAGGCTTATGTTTAAGTATGATAAATCATAACGAACTTCCATCAGAATATTGAGCATAGAAGGTAGTAAAAAAGGGACATACACAGTGCAGTTATTAGTGCATTCACAGTTGAAACAGTTGGCCTCAATTTCATAGACTTGAGATCCTCATACAGTTCCAACGCCTTCTGCCAGTTCTTAGCCTGAAACAATGATTGGGAAGTTTTTTATTGTCACAGTTAATTCGGTaacacaaaatattaatactcAATTACACTCCGTAGTCAACTATTAGAGCCTTAAGGAAAAATATGTTGGTGCCAATACAGCACAGATGCttccataaataaaacagcaaCAAATGGTGAGCTATACTCTGTCAAAATATAGTTTATACATTCATATTACCAGTATCATATGTggaaaaaatatgattatagGAACCTAAAAGGAAGCTTTTGAAGTCAGGATAGAGTTCGTAATATATCAAACTTTACagtaattttagaaaaacaattaaataatatttttttttaaatgcgaAAACAATACTGACTATCAAAACACCACAAAACAGAGAACTACGCATTTCAAAGAGAGTGAGATAGAATCaattcatacaaaaaaaaaaaaaaatcaagtgaAATGTATAAGGTCAGACCTCTTTagataaatctaaaaattccCAGCATGCTTGTcaatattgaacaaaaaagaaaacaattaaaacACGCACATTGCTACAGGCACCCATCAGCGAACTATATGACACAATGCCAACACTTAACCCCAGTGTCTTGGCTTCTCCTAAGATTTCAAAGGCAGCATCCAGCTCACCAGCATGGCCTGAAACATCTATTAACGCACTGAGAAAAATCTgcatgaaatattaaatactaGAATCAGCACACCCTGTACGAATCAAAAACCAGCTGATACAACAGTACATACAGAAGACTGTCCAAAAAACTTGAAAGAATTCTTTCTTCTAACTTTTCCACATGTTACAGCCAGACCAGTAGTTTAATAATCTGAAACCACTCCaacataaatattcaaaaagaaaaaaaaaacgctgAGATGCTAACTTATTGTCTCTATTCTGAATCATCCATGATCCAAGCAAGATGTACTTGACTCCATCTCTATTACATACCTCATCAGGTTGTACTCCATTCTTGGTCATATCTTGATATACACTGGAAGCAAAGTCCCAATCACAAGATTGACTGCAACAATTAACAGCAATGGTGTAAACCTCTGGTGTGCCCTTAATCTTACAATCATGGATCATCTTATACACTTCTCTTGCCCGATCAACCTATAAGAAATGCATGATTTTTCTGCTCTTAAAACCAACATCATCAACCTAactggagagagagagagagaaattgaataACAGCAAGAAATCTTTAATTTGATGAAACATACCTGACCAGCATTTGCACATGCCTTGATCAAAGCACCAATTGTAATATGATCAGGCTCTACAGGATGTAGCTCAGCCCCCATTTCTGCCAGCACATCAAAAGCACGATCCACCGCTCCTGACTGACCACATGCAGTTATAAGTGCATTGAATACAACTCTGTCTGGCTTCACGTTCTACTGCACAGAATACCTTATTAGCAAgaattcttatttttgttagaaTACAAAGTGAACACTCAGCTTTATGATAGAATATGTTGCATGCCTTCGTTTGAATATCCACATATACAAGTAACAGATAAGACCacataaaatgagaaaaaaggaACGACAAGATCTGTGGTCATACCTTTGACCTCATTATTCCATACACGCCAAATGCCTTGGCCACTTGACCTGCTCTTGCACAACCATCAATAAGTGCCCCATATGTGTGAACATTAGGTTCCACTCCAGTATTAACCATTCGATGGAATACCTAGAAGCAAAAATCTCAGGATATTCAATGAAAACAGGAAACTCATgttgaaacataaaaaatttcattcaagtattcaacaaaagaaagaggaggaaCAATTTAAAAGCATGTTCCATAATTTTGAAGAAgcaaaagtaaaaataaaaaggaaaatcttgTTCAGTATTGGAGGAAGTAGTTAAGATGTCAGATGGAGCAATTATAAGAATGAGTGATATTCAAATTCGCTGCTAGCAGAATTTCAGACTGACAGGAAAGACAAATACTTCAACCGTCATTGTTTAAAGTTCTGAAAAATCAGtacattttctttccaaatagAGTTGAGTTAAACGGATATCAATAACAGGaggtaaaagtatttttacaaaattcagTAGTGCAAGATGACATATCAATAAATCAATAGAAGCTTCATTACATGTAAGAAATGTGTATTGGAAGTACATTAAGAAAGCCCAAATGAGATAGTCTAAGCATTAGTGAAATCTAAGAACAGGTAgccaaaatgaaagaaaccaTACTTCAAACATTGCATCCACTTCTCCACTTTTGCCACATGTTGAGATTAAAGTAGTGTATAGTTTGCAATCTGCTCTCATTCCAGCCTCCTGAACAAGCCGCATGACTTGAAAAGCGCCTAAATTTACAATGCATAAATTATGCACCCTAAAAGAATGATGGTTGTAAATAGATGAACACTGAGATTGTTTCCAGACAGAAGTAgttaaatgatattaaagaaTACATTAACTTACTGTCAGAATCTTGAGAACTTGCACATACAGACATGAGCATGTTAAATGTACTCAACGTGGGATTTGGAATAAGTATGGTGAACTGAAAAGCTTCCTGAACAGCCTTTTTACTCttgcaaatattgaaaaacttCCCATGATAAATCTAGAGCCAGAAAACTGGTTAAATTAGTTGTAATTCAGATCTAAAAAACTGATTCTAAAAAATTCATCACATTTTACCTTATTCATATCCAATAAGCCTTCTTTTTCCATGTCTTGAAGTATTTTGATACACTCGGGCAACCTGAAAAAACCACAAATAAGAAATAAGTTACAAAGATTTTCAGAAACAGTTGAACATACAAAGCAATGCAGACCTATTGTGATTGAGGAATGAGGGGTATCCtggatcttttttttttctccctatttcattcatttcaaaataatcttAATGTAAATCATCAACCATACAACATGAGACAGCAGAGGAGTGATATTGACTGCACAATACATGAAAGAGAAACAAACTTGCCTTCCACCTTTCAGGCATTGATTGTAGGATTTAAATTGATCTACATGAAGATTTTTGTAATGAACATGCTTCCCATTTGGATAGGGCAACCCATTCACAACTTTTCCTCTATGCAGACTGGGTTCTTTCCCCCTGTTTCCTGAAGAACCTTCCTTATATGGAACAGGTACATTTCTTTGAACATACCCTGAGTTGTAAAAACATTCGCTACtgaattgaaaaatggaaTAAGGAGATGCAAAGATTTTTAAGGAAATGATGTTGGgatataagaaataaaatcatatttcCTGCCTATTCAAAGAAACAAGGTAAGACCATCATGATCCTATTGTAGCCACTACCTGCAATGTGCAGAGAATCCTCTGGTACTAATTCTGCTCCTCTCGAGACACCATTAATCATCACTGAAGAAAAATTTTGGTTGTATAGATGAGAAGTTCGAGAAGTTTCCGTTTGACTACTTGACTCTGTGTCTTCATAGAACATGTAAATATCTTCTCTAGCCGGTTCTTCAATTAGAAAGTTGGAACTGGTaaatttttcctcttttacaGGCTCACCATCTGCTTGGAAATGTTGAGTCACTGGATTATATACACTATATAAAGGACCAGCAACAGGTGGAAGCTCCGTTGCATCAACCAAAACAGGCAAGTCAGAGTGGGATTTGACATGAGATCCGTTCAGTTGTAAGTCAGTCATGTCATTGGGAAACATAAGAGGCTGTAGGACCCGAGGTTCAAACATAtcagaaagaagagaaagatctGCCGCTTCACTTTCATCTGAAAACAGAGAATCACTATCCTTAGAAGTAGTAACTTCAGAAACAGATGGCTGCAATGATTCGGTGACACTGGCCTCACGTGACAGAACAGATTTTTGAAGCTGCAGAACAGTCTCTTCTTCCCCAGAGTAACTTCTCTCTTCAGTTCTATCCTTAATGCTTATGTTCTGCTCTAAAAAGACGCCATGGTGCTCCCTAAAGCCCATTATCTCACCATCGGCAGACCAGTTGATGTCTCTACCTAGTTGAGATAAGGCAAGCTTTGTAGATTGGGAACGCTGTGATTGGTACCAGATCCAGAGAACACGTTATCTCCAAAATACATGGCTGataaatcaatcaaacaaactaAATTGTTGAGCCCATGAAAATCACAGAAGTCAATTTACATTCAGATTTATTGCATGAGACTTCGAATACCATGATTTGCTCCAAAATAATGgactaaatattataaaaattccATGACGTGAGTAAAAGCATCTTCAAGGAGTGAAACTAAGGATTCAGTAGATTGTTAATAAAGCTTACTCAATTATCAAATATTAGAAACAGTGATGTGTCATTGAGTTCATCgaacaacaataaaaattaactttgcAGCGAAATGCTGCTTTCAGTTCGATGTAATCCTCAGTAAATTGTCAACTGTACAACCATGGTTGCAGCTGTTGCATTGATCTATCTCTCGATCAACTGAATTATCCTAATTATACCTCGCCTACGAGAAAACACGACTTCAAATGAACGAAGCAATGTGAGATAgacaacaagaatcattctcTTGAATCTCGAGTATGTCCATTGATTTTCCTAGTACAACTACGAAAAAAAGCATTTACCAAATTGCgaacaagaaaacaacaacaacgaaGTAATTCCAAATCGATTCTTCCACCGTACCTCAACCgcattcttcttcctcctacTGAGTTGCATGTAGATGAACGAGACAGCAGAGAAGGTAACCACAGCAACAACGATGAGAGCCGGATTCGAACTCAACGTAGCTCGGAAAATGTACCTCGGAGACTGAACAAACAAGCCAACCTTCCTGCACCTCCGACGAGTGCGCAAGGAATCTGGCGGGCGGAGATTATGACCACCGCCAAGGAATTGCCGGCGAACGAAGCGGAGCCGAGAGTAGgagaaggaggaagaagaattgaCAAGAAGACATGGATTGAACATCAGTGATTGAGGCTTGGAAGAGAAGGTGACCTCCATGGAAGAATGGAACAGCGAGACACAGAATGAAGAGAAAtcgatagagagagagagagactggTCGTTGTGTGAGAATGTGTACCAGTGGTAGTATGGAGCTTGCTTTCGCTTGGCTGATCCACTGTGTGCTGACGTGGAATTTTCCttattatttttgcatttttggggaataatgaaaaaaaaaaaaaaccgctTGGTTCGTTTTATGGCTGATCCACTTCGTGCTGACGTGGAATTTtccttattatttttgtattttttgggtaataatgaaaaaaaaaaaaaaaaaaaacggtttttgttttccaagAATAATTGTATATCAGTCTCTGTTGCGGTTGTCGTGTAATAACGAGAcgataaaacaaaaattccaaTTTTCAGCCAATTTCccagaaaatatttataaaaaaaaaacaaaattatttaataaaattcaaatatttgaaatttattatttcaatcaaatcaaaatgttaaattttatttcaaaaatttatcaagattattaaaaatatttttaattggtaAGGATAAGtatagtttaataaatattaaattataaatttaatctataaaatttaagttttatattcttgaatttttaattttatatctattaaaattttaaaattagtgatataaatttaaattttatgttgtacagaaaaatgaattaaaaaaagtttaatatgtaaatttgtaattttaaaagttaaaaaattaataattcacaaatttaaaattttaaaaactaaattaagctaatttttttttcattttgccATTCAATTTCAGATTTAAACATTTTGCCCTAACTTTTCTTCCAACCTCCGGCGGCGGCGCCACCGCCAACAACTGCCGGCCATTTTCAAAATCCCGATATCCCCCTTCGCTCCAACCAACGGCGCCGTCGGCAAATTGACAGAAAATCCATAATAAGCCACACACGCCGCAAACGGCCCCACCCAAAACACCCAATGCCCTTCCCACAACCGTCCCCCTCTCAACACCGCCGGCCCTAAACACCTCGCCGGATTCAGCCCCACCCCACCGTACCCAGCCCGCCCTGTAATCGTGGTGGAGACGAAAACCGCCACCGCCGAACTCCCCGCGATCATCCCGCACACCATCGGCAGACCGAGCCGCTCGCTCATCTTCTGGTCGAGCACCACCGTTACTCCGACATAGAGAACCACGAAGGTGCAGGCGAATTCGAGAACCAGAGCCGTGGCGATACCGATGCCAGGGGTGTCGCCGGTGCCGTGGATGGTGCAGCCGCCGAGAGAGTACTTTTCGGCAACATCGGGACTCATTGCGTCCTTGATTAGGAGAAAGGCTATGATGGAGCCGAGACATTGAGCGAGAATGTAGACGGCGGCGCGAGTGAAGGTTATGACGCCTCTTAGGGCGGCGATGAAGGCGAAAATAGGGCTCAAAAAACCGCCGGAGAGAGGGAAAGTGacgaggaggaagaggaagaggatgaTGAAAACGGCGATTGGGATTAAGAGCTTTGGATCTGATTCGTTGGATTTCAAGCACGAGACGATGGAGGTTGTTAAGCAAAATACCAGCAAGGCTGTTGCTACGAACTCTGTCATGGCCGCTTTCCACATCTGTGTTTAAAATCAACACgtcattttttactctttaattttttttaaatatctttaaaaatacttttaaactttttttaaaacttcaaaaatacctttcaATGATATCACgttccaaaaatacccttccTTAGTATCACgttccaaaaataccctttaatgATATTACattccaaaaatacccttcGTTAATATCACGTTCCAAGATACCCTTTGTTAGTATCATGTACCAAAAATACCCTTCGTTAATATCACgttccaaaaatacccttcaaTGGTATCACgttccaaaaatacccttccTTAGTATCACgttccaaaaataccctttaatgATATTACattccaaaaatacccttcGTTAATATCACGTTCCAAGATACCCTTTGTTAGTATCATGTACCAAAAATACCCTTCGTTAATATCACgttccaaaaatacccttcaaTGGTATCACgttccaaaaatacccttccTTAGTATCACgttccaaaaataccctttaatgATATTACattccaaaaatacccttcGTTAATATCACGTTCCAAGATACCCTTTGTTAGTATCATGTACCAAAAATACCCTTCGTTAATATCACgttccaaaaatacccttcaaTGGTATCACGTTCCAAAAATACCCTCCGTTAGTAtcacgtttcaaaaataccctttgtTAGTAtcacgtttcaaaaatatccttcGATAATATTATGTACCAAAAATACCCTTCGTTAATATCACgttccaaaaatacccttcGTTAATATCACgttccaaaaatacccttctACATATtgacgaaaaaaaaatttaaaattaaaataaaagtagagggtgttaatgttatttttaaaatttttattttttttttaattttttttttaaattgaagagtattaaataaatttttaaagtcggtatttttaaaacacaataattttgttaaaatattattaaaaatttaaaaatattttttaaataaagttctATAACATTAtccttatttaaatttttaaaagtttataaatattttttttagacatattacaaaatttatgcatatttttgttaatttagcTCAATATAAATCACAAAACATTATAActatttaatcttaaaatttaatttaagatttaataaaatatcttacTCTCACGAATCAACAAACCTttttagagaaattaaaattaaattattacgaatttaaaaatatattaaaaaattactaccacttaatttagaataaatagGACTAAAAGTTTAGATATTAAACTTAAATtccttaattattaaaaaaaagtcaaatatatCGGAAACATATTAGATATAACTTTATcgttaacattaaaaaaaatcaataagcaTGAATTAAACTGGTAATCTAAACTAATCATTATGGTCGTATATATATCCGAATTTCGGGATGCAAAAGACGATCTTACCCTTTTTcgattgaaagaaaaatgaggtAAAAGAGGgcataaaatatttgatggaATTGAAGCAAACCTGTGGCGAGAAAAGCTCATGGGCACCAATGTAAAGAAGAAATGTGGAGAGAAAGGAGGCGTGATCTCCACCGGAGCTGCCTCCTCCGTCGTCAACCGGCAAAGCAAGCTCCTCCTCCTGGTCAGGTCCAGTGGCCGCCATTGATGGCATCCAACCAACACCTGTCGGCTCCTAAAATTAGGCACCCAAATTGATAAACAGACAAGCTTTGTCTTTTAGCATGGAATATTCATTGTTCTCTTGCTAACAAGGAAGCATTGCTTTgatcaatcaatcaattttgatggttttaaatacttttttttttttttttttaatggtttgtttatttaatagagttgacatttaatttaattgagtttaagaataattaataaacattaaattgattttaaatgattaaagtcgtgtttttatttttattttttattattgagattttgaaatgaaaattctttttttgaatttattatatgCTCGTGTTATAATATGGATGTGTGGGGGTATATTCTATTTGGATAAGGTATTTCTAAGCGTTGGAATTGTCCTATCGTGTCTCTTTTGATGCCCTTAAAATCTCCCATTTTCTTGTCTtatgtcatttttaaaaagaaaaaaaaaagaattattattattaataatgatGT
The Cucurbita pepo subsp. pepo cultivar mu-cu-16 chromosome LG16, ASM280686v2, whole genome shotgun sequence genome window above contains:
- the LOC111777537 gene encoding pentatricopeptide repeat-containing protein MRL1, chloroplastic, whose protein sequence is MEVTFSSKPQSLMFNPCLLVNSSSSFSYSRLRFVRRQFLGGGHNLRPPDSLRTRRRCRKVGLFVQSPRYIFRATLSSNPALIVVAVVTFSAVSFIYMQLSRRKKNAVERSQSTKLALSQLGRDINWSADGEIMGFREHHGVFLEQNISIKDRTEERSYSGEEETVLQLQKSVLSREASVTESLQPSVSEVTTSKDSDSLFSDESEAADLSLLSDMFEPRVLQPLMFPNDMTDLQLNGSHVKSHSDLPVLVDATELPPVAGPLYSVYNPVTQHFQADGEPVKEEKFTSSNFLIEEPAREDIYMFYEDTESSSQTETSRTSHLYNQNFSSVMINGVSRGAELVPEDSLHIAGYVQRNVPVPYKEGSSGNRGKEPSLHRGKVVNGLPYPNGKHVHYKNLHVDQFKSYNQCLKGGRLPECIKILQDMEKEGLLDMNKIYHGKFFNICKSKKAVQEAFQFTILIPNPTLSTFNMLMSVCASSQDSDSAFQVMRLVQEAGMRADCKLYTTLISTCGKSGEVDAMFEVFHRMVNTGVEPNVHTYGALIDGCARAGQVAKAFGVYGIMRSKNVKPDRVVFNALITACGQSGAVDRAFDVLAEMGAELHPVEPDHITIGALIKACANAGQVDRAREVYKMIHDCKIKGTPEVYTIAVNCCSQSCDWDFASSVYQDMTKNGVQPDEIFLSALIDVSGHAGELDAAFEILGEAKTLGLSVGIVSYSSLMGACSNAKNWQKALELYEDLKSMKLRPTVSTVNALITALCDGKQLQMAMDILTEMKGLGLYPNNITYSILTAASERNDDLEIAIMLLSQAKEDGIVPTLTMYKCIIGMCLRRTAEPSALDRSLLSHDSKLPQVNSKWTAQALMVYREIIEAGIVPSIEVLSQVLGCLQIPHDPALKSRLIENIGVCADSSRSSNLCSLIDGFGEYDPRAFSLLEEAASLGVAPFVSLKGSPIIVDVKELHIHTAEVYLLTVLKGLKHRLAAGSRLPNIMILMPNETTQVLSSKGERTINLAGRVGQAVAALLRRLGLPYQGNESSGKIRINGLALRRWLQPKLSNSLSGKPGEFSSFQSRLREGISHQQRNIRTGNLSLD
- the LOC111777030 gene encoding aquaporin TIP1-2-like, which codes for MPSMAATGPDQEEELALPVDDGGGSSGGDHASFLSTFLLYIGAHELFSPQMWKAAMTEFVATALLVFCLTTSIVSCLKSNESDPKLLIPIAVFIILFLFLLVTFPLSGGFLSPIFAFIAALRGVITFTRAAVYILAQCLGSIIAFLLIKDAMSPDVAEKYSLGGCTIHGTGDTPGIGIATALVLEFACTFVVLYVGVTVVLDQKMSERLGLPMVCGMIAGSSAVAVFVSTTITGRAGYGGVGLNPARCLGPAVLRGGRLWEGHWVFWVGPFAACVAYYGFSVNLPTAPLVGAKGDIGILKMAGSCWRWRRRRRLEEKLGQNV